The Clostridium sp. DL-VIII DNA window TGATTATAACTTATAAATAAGGCAAATATATTACAAATAAATTATTTTGCATGACTTTAAGTTTGATTATTAACAGCCACAAAACATATTTTACAATCTTTTATATTTTCATTGCAAGATTTATTATGTATCTCTATTTAAGAATCCAGCAGTGTAGGAGTTTATATTAATTAATTTATAATATAATAGTATAATTAGCAATATTATTTCTTTCATTATAATATAAACTTATGATTTTTGATTGAAGAAATTGAAAAAATTATGATATTATTATGTGTGGCATAGTTTATGATAAACTAAAATAGATAATGAATATTATTATAAGGTATATTAATTATAAGATTAGATATATGCAGTTTAGGAGAGAAATAATGATAAAATTAAATTTTGATGTAAGGACACATACCTTAAAGAATGGTTTAGAGGTAATAACAATAAATAAAGATACTCAAATAGCGGCAATAAATATTGGAATTAAGGTTGGAGCATTATGCGAAAATATAAAGGAAAAAGGGATAAGCCACTTTATTGAACATACATTATTTAAGGGGACTGTAAATAGAAGTGATGAAGAGCTTAATGAAGAATTAGAAGCATTAGGTGGAGAATATAATGCTTATACAGACTATGATGCTACAGTGTATACAATCAGCTGTTTAGCAGAAGAATTACAAAATGCAGTCGAACTATTAGGAGATATGATTATAAACCCTGAATTTGATGAGGAAGAAATAGAAAAAGAGAGAGGGGTAATACTTTCAGAAATAAAAATGAGCAAAGATGATATAGAAGATTTTAGTTTTAAAAATGTAAATAGAATTGCGTTTACCGAAAGTCCTCTTAAATATGAAGTAACTGGAATTGAGGAAAATGTTTCGGAGTTTACTAGAAAAGAAATAATGTCTTATTATAAGAAATACTATACACCTAAAAATTCAATTATAACTATAGTATCATCTTTAAGTCATGAAGATGCAATAAAATTAATAGAAGAGCAATTCAAAGAATGGTCAGGAGAGAAACCTAAACCTATAGATATAGTAAAGGAAAAAAATAATAATATAGTAGGAATAAGTTATAAAAAAGATATAGAACAAAGTACTATAGTTTATCTATATACTTTTAATGAATTGAAGAAATCAGATGAACTTCCACTTAGAATACTAAACCACAGGTTAGGAGAAAGTTCTAACTCATTGTTATTTAGAGAGATTCGAGAGAAGAGAGGATTAGCTTATGATATATATACTCACTTAGAAATAACCAGTAGTATAAAAACTCTTTATATTTATACTGCAGTAAGTGAGGAAAACATTGATGAAGCTAATAAAGCAATTGATGATACATTAAAGAAAGTAGCTGATGGAGAGATTCAAATAGGTGACAAAGATTTAAATATTATGAAGAAGGTTCATAAGACAGCCGTAATATCAACATTGGAAGATCCGGCAGAATTATGCAATTATATTTTACATCAAGCATTAGATGATGAAGATATATTTGAATTTGTTAAGGATATGGAAAGATTAAATAACCTTGATATAATCAAAATTAATGAAGTTGGGAAAAAAGTTTTAAAAAATCCAACAATACATATATTAAAATCTAATTAATATATATATTGAAAGTATAAGTAAAGGTGAAAAATATCATGTCAAAAATTACAAAAATAGAAGTTCAAAAAAGAAATAAAGAAAGAGTTAATTTATTTTTGGATGGGGAATATGCCTTTTCGATTTCAGCGGAATTAGTTTATAAGGAAGGTCTTAAGATTAGTTCAGAAATTGATGAAGAAAAAGTTAAAAGCATAGCCAAAAGTGAAAATTATATTAAGTGTAAGGAATCTGCTTTAAGAATAATTGAACGAAATTTAAAAACGGAAAAAGAAGTAAGAGAGAAATTAAAGTTAAAAGGATATGACGATAATTCGATAGAAAAAAGTATTGAATTTCTTAAAGAATATAATTTCGTAAATGATAGAGCGTATACAAAAGCATTTGTAAATGATAAATTGAAAACAATGGGAAGTCAGAAAATAAAATATTCATTAATTCAAAAAGGAATAGCTAAGGAAGTTATAGAAGAGGAATTATCTAATTTAAACAAAGAAAATGAAAGGAATATAGCACTAAATATAGCAAAGAAAAAATTAAGCACTATAAAAAAGACGGAAAATGATAATTATAAAATTTCTGGCAAATTATATAGATTTTTGGTTTCAAAAGGATATGGAAGCGATATTGTAAATGGCGTTGTTAAAGAGGTTATGTCTTTAGAAGAATTTTAACAAAATAGCACTATAAACATTATATTTGAAGACATAAATTAAGTAAGAAGAGTTTCTTTTATATGCGAAAAGTTATTATTTTTGTTATAATGGTAATATGATAGGGTGAGAATTTATTGATGGGGGGAAGAAAATCATGAATGGAAACAAATTTAGATTAGTGATTGCTGGGATTGTTGCAGGCTGTATTCAAGTAAGTATAATTATTGGAATGTTAGTTATACCAAGTGGGATAGTTAATTCTAAAATCATGAATTTGTTCTCAGACGGTGGTCTAAGTCAAGAGTATTCATCTAATAAATCTGATAAAAATGAAATTAAAACATTTTTTAAAAAATTGACATTAGGTCAAAAGGATCAAGCTAGGGAAGTTATTCTTTATAATGGAATTACCATAGATGAAGGAGTAAAATCAAATGAAGAGATTAATAATGAGGCTGCTTTGTTAACTCAAAATTCGAAAAGTGATAGAGAAAAAGCTAAAATTTTATATACCTGGGTGGGAAGTAATATAAAGTATGATGATAATAAGGCTGATGAGGTATTAAAGGGTAGCGATATTCAAAAAATGCCAGAAGGTGGCGCAATTTCTGCTTTTAAAAGTAGAAGTGGAATATGCTTTGATGAAGCATGTCTCTATGTAGCGATGGCGAGAGCTTCAGGCCTTAAAGTAAGGTTAGTAGGTGGACAGGCATATAATGGGGAAGAATATGTAGGACATGCATGGAATCAAGTTTATTTAAGCGATGAAGGAAAATGGATAAATGTAGATCCAACATTTTATGATGGGGGAAATTACTTTGATTCCAATTTGTTTGACCAACATAAAGAAGAGGAAGTTGCTGGGGAATGGCAATAAAAATTAATTTACTTTTTTTTGGAGCTTTGAAATAATAACATCGATGGCTTTTTCACAGTCTTTATCAGCGGGATCTATAGACCAGGCAAGATTGAAAAGACGTAAAGCCGTATCAAGGCATTCTTTCATAACATAGCAGTAACCAAGATTAAAGAAATATTTACTTTCATGACTAATTGAAATTGCTTTGTTTAACATTATGATGGCATCATCAAAGTTTTTTAGTTTAATAAAGCAAACTCCACAATTATAGTATGAACAAGCTTTGTTTGTATTTTCAGATGCAGATTTTTTATAGTAAGCAATAGCTTTCTCATAGTCTTGACTATTGTAAAATTTATTTCCTTCATTAAAGTAATTCATTTGTAACCTCCAAAAGCAAAATTATAAGTTTTAACTAGAATACTTTATGATTATAGACAATAGTTTAAATAACTATACATATGGACTTATTTTTAAATAATATTAGATTATAGTAACAATATAAACGTATTGAAAAAATAGAGTAGGTGAATAATAAAATATGACAAATTATAAAATTGGATTAGATATAGGATCAACAACAGTGAAATTAGCGGTTCTTGATAATGATAATAGTTTAATTTATAGCAAATATAAAAGGCATTTTTCAGATGTAAGAAGTACTATTGTTGGTTTAATAACTGAATGTTACCAAACATTAGGAGATATTAGCTGCAAGATTAATATAACTGGTTCGGGAGGACTATCTGTATCTAAGTGGTTAAGTCTTGGTTTTGTTCAAGAAGTAATTGCGTGTTCAAAAACAGTTGAAACATTTATTCCGAGAACTGATGTTGTAATAGAGCTTGGTGGAGAAGATGCCAAGATAACATACTTTAAAGGTGGAATAGAGCAAAGAATGAATGGAAGCTGTGCCGGGGGGACCGGAGCTTTTATTGATCAAATGGCAGTACTATTAAATACGGATGCATTGGGTCTTAACGAATATGCTAAAGAATATACAGTATTGTACCCAATAGCTTCAAGGTGTGGAGTTTTTGCTAAAACAGATGTACAACCTTTAATAAATGAAGGGGCTAAAAAGAGTGATATAGCAGCATCAATATTCCAAGCAGTAGTAAACCAAACTATTAGTGGACTCGCTTGCGGTAAACCTATAAGAGGAAATGTAGCTTTTCTTGGAGGGCCACTATTCTTCTTATCAGAATTAAGAAATAGATTTATAGAAACTTTAAATTTAAGTGGAGATCAAATTATTGCTCCAGAAAATTCTCAGCTTTTTGTTGCAATGGGAGCTGCTCTTTTGGCAGAAAAGGAACCAATAACATCTTTAGAACAAATAGCAGATAAAATTGCTCATATCTCTAAAGTAAAAGATGATACAGATCAAAGACTTGAACCATTATTTAAGAGCGATGAAGACTATAAAAAATTTAAAAATAGACATGACAATGCTGTAGTAAAAAGAGGAGAACTTAATAACTACAAAGGACGAGCATACTTGGGTATTGATGCAGGATCTACAACAACTAAGATTGCACTTATAGGAGAAGATTCTGAATTGTTATACTCCTTCTATGGAAGTAATGAAGGAAGCCCATTAAAGAAAGTTGTTCGCATAATTAAAGATTTATATGAAAAGCTTCCAGAAGACATTGAAATTGTAAATTCCACAGTTACAGGTTATGGAGAAGCTTTAATTAAGGCAGCTCTTCATATAGATATTGGTGAAATTGAAACAATTGCTCACTACAAGGCTGCAGATTATTTCTTACCGGGAGTAGATTTTATCTTGGATATAGGTGGACAAGATATGAAATGCATTAAAATAAAAAATGGTGCAATAGATAGTATAATATTAAATGAAGCTTGTTCATCAGGGTGCGGTTCATTTATTGAAAGTTTTGCTAAGTCATTAGATATGAAGGTTGAAGATTTCGCAAAGGAAGCAATTCGCTCAAAAGCACCAGTAGACTTGGGCTCTAGATGTACTGTATTTATGAATTCTAGAGTTAAGCAGTCACAAAAGGAAGGTGCTGAGATTTCAGATATTTCAGCTGGACTTTCATATTCAGTTATAAAAAATGCTTTATATAAAGTAATAAAGTTAAGAGATGAAAAAGATATAGGTGAAAAGGTAATAGTACAAGGTGGAACTTTTTATAATGAGGCTGTACTTAGAAGTTTTGAACTCATTTCTGGAAGAGAAGCTATAAGGCCAGATATATCAGGATTAATGGGAGCTTTTGGATGTGCACTTATAGCAAAGGATAGATATGTTGAAGAAACTAAATCAACTTTGTTGCCAAAAGAGAAAATCAATAAATTTGAAATGACATCATCGTTTAGAAGATGTGGTAAGTGTGGAAATAACTGCTTACTAACTATAAATAAATTTTCTACTGAAGAAGAATTTATTTCTGGAAATAGGTGTGAAAGAGGACTTGGAATAGAGAAGTCTAAAGAGAATAAATTGCCAAACTTATATGACTACAAATATAAGAGAACATTTAATTATAAGCCACTTAAAGAGGAAGAAGCAAAGCGTGGAGTAATAGGGATTCCTAGAGTTTTAAATATGTATGAAAATTACCCATTTTGGTTTACATTGTTAACTAACTTAGGATTCAGCGTTAAGCTTTCAGCACATTCAAACAAAAAAATATATGAACTTGGAATTGAAACAATTCCTTCAGAGTCAGCATGTTATCCAGCTAAACTTGCTCATGGACATATAATGAATTTAATAAACAGGGGAATTAAAAATATATTCTATCCTTGTATATCGTATGAGAAAAAAGAATTTGAAGAGGCCCAAAATCATTATAACTGTCCTATGGTAACTTCTTATCCAGAATCAATTAAAAATAATATGGATGAATTGAAGCTTAATAATATTAACTTTATGGAGCCATTTTTATCTTTAGATAATGATAAAGAACTTGTTAAAAGAATCGCTCACGAATTTAAGATGTTTAATGTTACCCTAGATGAGGCTAAAGAAGCAGTTGAAGCAGCAAGTAAGGAAAGAGAAGCATATAAACAAGATATAAGAAATAAGGGTGAAGAAGTCCTTGAGTATTTAAGAAAAAATAATAAAAAGGGAATTGTATTATGTGGAAGACCATATCATATAGATCCAGAAATAAATCATGGTATTCCTGATATTATAACTTCTTTTGATATGGCTGTATTAACTGAAGACAGTGTATCTCATTTAGGAAGATTAAAGGATAAATTAAGAGTTGTAGATCAGTGGATGTATCATTCAAGATTATATAGGGCAGCAGCTTTTGTAGCTGATGAGCCATGCACAGAAATAATTCAGTTAAACTCTTTCGGTTGTGGATTAGATGCTGTTACAACAGATCAAGTTTCAGAAATTATCTCATCAAAAGGAAAGATATATACAGTATTAAAGATAGATGAAGGAAATAATTTAGGAGCAGCTAAAATAAGAATAAGATCATTAAAAGCTGCTGTGGATGAGAGAGAAAGAAAGAATTATAAACCAGTTGAAGAAAAGATAGTTTATAATAATCCAGTATTTACACCAGAAATGAGAAAAACTCATACAATTTTATGTCCTCAAATGTCACCAATTCATTTTGAATTGATAGAAACAGCTGCGAGAGCAGCAGGATATAATTTAGAGGTTATGCCTTCAATGGATATGAAAGCTGTTGATGAAGGATTAAAATATGTTAACAATGATGCTTGTTATCCCTCAATAATAGTTGTTGGGCAGATAGTTGAAGCTCTTAAATCGGGAAAATATGATTTGAATAGTACTGCAGTTATAATGTCTCAAACTGGAGGGGGATGCAGAGCTACTAACTATATTGGTTTTATAAAGCTTGCTTTAAAACATGCTGGCTTTGAAAATATTCCAATTATATCGTTAAATGCGGTTGGTCTTGAAAAGCAGCCAGGATTTAAGATTACATTGAAGCTGCTTCATAGAGCAATAATGTCATTGGTTTATGGTGACTTATTTATGCGTGTTCTATATAGAACAAGGCCTTATGAAAAAGTTAAAGGATCTGCAAATGAACTTCATAGAAAATGGGCTGAAAGAGTTAAAGCTAATTTAATAAATGGAAGTAAGAAAGAATTTAATAAAAATATAAAAGAAATAATTAGTGACTTTGATAATCTGCCATTATTAAATATTAAGAAACCAAGAGTTGGAGTCGTTGGGGAGATTTTAGTTAAATTCCATCCAACAGCTAATAATGATGTAGTAGGAATTTTGGAAAGTGAGGGAGCGGAAGCAGTTGTTCCAGATCTTTTAGATTTCTTTTTCTATTCAGCTTTTGATGCTGATTTTAAAGCTAAATATCTTG harbors:
- the recX gene encoding recombination regulator RecX, yielding MSKITKIEVQKRNKERVNLFLDGEYAFSISAELVYKEGLKISSEIDEEKVKSIAKSENYIKCKESALRIIERNLKTEKEVREKLKLKGYDDNSIEKSIEFLKEYNFVNDRAYTKAFVNDKLKTMGSQKIKYSLIQKGIAKEVIEEELSNLNKENERNIALNIAKKKLSTIKKTENDNYKISGKLYRFLVSKGYGSDIVNGVVKEVMSLEEF
- a CDS encoding transglutaminase-like domain-containing protein; protein product: MNGNKFRLVIAGIVAGCIQVSIIIGMLVIPSGIVNSKIMNLFSDGGLSQEYSSNKSDKNEIKTFFKKLTLGQKDQAREVILYNGITIDEGVKSNEEINNEAALLTQNSKSDREKAKILYTWVGSNIKYDDNKADEVLKGSDIQKMPEGGAISAFKSRSGICFDEACLYVAMARASGLKVRLVGGQAYNGEEYVGHAWNQVYLSDEGKWINVDPTFYDGGNYFDSNLFDQHKEEEVAGEWQ
- a CDS encoding tetratricopeptide repeat protein; the protein is MNYFNEGNKFYNSQDYEKAIAYYKKSASENTNKACSYYNCGVCFIKLKNFDDAIIMLNKAISISHESKYFFNLGYCYVMKECLDTALRLFNLAWSIDPADKDCEKAIDVIISKLQKKVN
- a CDS encoding pitrilysin family protein, yielding MIKLNFDVRTHTLKNGLEVITINKDTQIAAINIGIKVGALCENIKEKGISHFIEHTLFKGTVNRSDEELNEELEALGGEYNAYTDYDATVYTISCLAEELQNAVELLGDMIINPEFDEEEIEKERGVILSEIKMSKDDIEDFSFKNVNRIAFTESPLKYEVTGIEENVSEFTRKEIMSYYKKYYTPKNSIITIVSSLSHEDAIKLIEEQFKEWSGEKPKPIDIVKEKNNNIVGISYKKDIEQSTIVYLYTFNELKKSDELPLRILNHRLGESSNSLLFREIREKRGLAYDIYTHLEITSSIKTLYIYTAVSEENIDEANKAIDDTLKKVADGEIQIGDKDLNIMKKVHKTAVISTLEDPAELCNYILHQALDDEDIFEFVKDMERLNNLDIIKINEVGKKVLKNPTIHILKSN
- a CDS encoding 2-hydroxyacyl-CoA dehydratase produces the protein MTNYKIGLDIGSTTVKLAVLDNDNSLIYSKYKRHFSDVRSTIVGLITECYQTLGDISCKINITGSGGLSVSKWLSLGFVQEVIACSKTVETFIPRTDVVIELGGEDAKITYFKGGIEQRMNGSCAGGTGAFIDQMAVLLNTDALGLNEYAKEYTVLYPIASRCGVFAKTDVQPLINEGAKKSDIAASIFQAVVNQTISGLACGKPIRGNVAFLGGPLFFLSELRNRFIETLNLSGDQIIAPENSQLFVAMGAALLAEKEPITSLEQIADKIAHISKVKDDTDQRLEPLFKSDEDYKKFKNRHDNAVVKRGELNNYKGRAYLGIDAGSTTTKIALIGEDSELLYSFYGSNEGSPLKKVVRIIKDLYEKLPEDIEIVNSTVTGYGEALIKAALHIDIGEIETIAHYKAADYFLPGVDFILDIGGQDMKCIKIKNGAIDSIILNEACSSGCGSFIESFAKSLDMKVEDFAKEAIRSKAPVDLGSRCTVFMNSRVKQSQKEGAEISDISAGLSYSVIKNALYKVIKLRDEKDIGEKVIVQGGTFYNEAVLRSFELISGREAIRPDISGLMGAFGCALIAKDRYVEETKSTLLPKEKINKFEMTSSFRRCGKCGNNCLLTINKFSTEEEFISGNRCERGLGIEKSKENKLPNLYDYKYKRTFNYKPLKEEEAKRGVIGIPRVLNMYENYPFWFTLLTNLGFSVKLSAHSNKKIYELGIETIPSESACYPAKLAHGHIMNLINRGIKNIFYPCISYEKKEFEEAQNHYNCPMVTSYPESIKNNMDELKLNNINFMEPFLSLDNDKELVKRIAHEFKMFNVTLDEAKEAVEAASKEREAYKQDIRNKGEEVLEYLRKNNKKGIVLCGRPYHIDPEINHGIPDIITSFDMAVLTEDSVSHLGRLKDKLRVVDQWMYHSRLYRAAAFVADEPCTEIIQLNSFGCGLDAVTTDQVSEIISSKGKIYTVLKIDEGNNLGAAKIRIRSLKAAVDERERKNYKPVEEKIVYNNPVFTPEMRKTHTILCPQMSPIHFELIETAARAAGYNLEVMPSMDMKAVDEGLKYVNNDACYPSIIVVGQIVEALKSGKYDLNSTAVIMSQTGGGCRATNYIGFIKLALKHAGFENIPIISLNAVGLEKQPGFKITLKLLHRAIMSLVYGDLFMRVLYRTRPYEKVKGSANELHRKWAERVKANLINGSKKEFNKNIKEIISDFDNLPLLNIKKPRVGVVGEILVKFHPTANNDVVGILESEGAEAVVPDLLDFFFYSAFDADFKAKYLAGSKMTRNLSNAAIIYIESYRKTMKKALENSERFSKPKHIKELANMASPILSLGNQTGEGWFLTAEMIELIESGASNIVCLQPFACLPNHVTGKGMIKALKERYPKSNIVAIDYDPGASNVNQLNRIKLMLSVAFKNLEEEVKLQKEHQESTHKHSFPNEIGLTLEDNI